The following nucleotide sequence is from Cucurbita pepo subsp. pepo cultivar mu-cu-16 unplaced genomic scaffold, ASM280686v2 Cp4.1_scaffold000234, whole genome shotgun sequence.
TGTCACAGTCTTGTATTTGTCCTCGTCTATTTTCCGTTGTGTGTTCTCAACTGTTGTTTCAGACTGTTTGGGAGatcaaactatatatttatgaGTTCCTTCGTCCCTCACAGAGTATTGTTTACTTCCCAAATGGGGCATGTTGTTGTTGATTTGTTGCCATTCATGGAATTTTTCTGTTTGTGATACAGATAGTGAGCtagtttgttcttttttgagTTGGATCTGAATTAGTGGATTTAGTCTCATATTTTTTGTGCGTTGGAGGGATGAAAAGCAGTGGAATTTAGAATGAAGAATCAACTCTGAGCGAGTTGGGCACTGTGACAACATAATCTAGAGAAGCATAGTATCTAAATAACATGTTTATAATCTACTCGTAATCCATATAAACTATTTGTTAATCATGTTTAACTTCAATAAACTATTAACATACTCATACCGCTTTACAAGTCAAAACTTGAATTGAAACTCCCAACAATTATTTACTTGTATTGATATTTTTGCCTTCATACTTAAAACTGCTCTTAATTTGATCAATGCCTTCCAAATTCCTCCAACAAATCCTTTCATAAATaagaattttcattcaaatttggTCCTTATTTCTAGAATATTTATGCTCTTTGCTACCATTTAATGGATAAAATTTAGttccaaaataatttatgcCAAATAAGATTCAACGGTTCTACGTGAACATTTCGTTTTTTCTTAAGAATTGAAGACTTTTCTAGTGTGTTTTTATCCATAATCTTGATTCCATATACATTTCTCCTAACAATTTTAGGGTCACTTGTATTTAAAAGAATGGTGTTTTGGTTACTTTTTCAAGTCATGTATAGGCTCCGAACTTCATTTGGCCTCAAATCTTTCTATATTGTGATAACTttacttgaaattttaaatgtatCATTACCTACTTTAGAATATGTAGGTGGAGGAATGTACTCTATCATATTGTTTGTCATTGTAAGAACTTTGTATCGATGCAATGTATAACCTGTAGTATAAGTGTAAGTGCACTATCTCTCATCGAAATGTTGTGATATTGTGGCTAAGTGACATGGTCGAGCTTGTTTTCATTAGTTGTCTTGTTGTGGtattatttctatattttttttaaagtgatGGTCCTTCCTAAATTCAGTCAAGACGAGACCACCAAAACCATATGTTTTCATGTTCTATTGGCTTGGTGTTGTTCTATTGGTTTTCTACGTGACATCATAGGTGATGGTTTGACTTTTATTGCGTGAGCAATTTCTTGAAGAATGGGATCGGTGGGACTAAGTTTTGGTGTAACATAGAAATTATGTCtcatatcttaaatttatttaattttactttggTTAATTGACTTTTAGTTTGGATGGAGATATCTAGTGATTTATACGTTTTTGGCTTGCCTACAGGATATTGACAATGCTTATGATTTACAAGAATATTTTCCTATTTCcgctttttctttctttaatgatTGCTTATCGTATTGCTGAATATAACGACAAAAGACAATAAAggaattataaatagagaggAAATGCAAGTGAAAGGTGATAAAAGACTTGTAATACAAAGTCATGATACGATAGCGATCCcaacatcaacaaaattattgataatgcaacttttttattgtatgaaattatttaatactcattttataatgtaaataataatattatgatattattccACACGAGTGATCTAAGGAAACGAAGAACGCAAAGTAAATTATACGTTTAAGATTTGGTTGCGCCCATTCCTTGCACGTACACACACTACCGTATGTCACTAACCCATTGCGTCTAGGGTTTTCTCCTGCTTTCTACCGCGTTACCATTtcgtttcctttttcctttctctctttttacaGATCCCCTTCGTCTCTCGTTCAGAGATTCATGGACTTCTTTTTAACCTAGGATTTCGTGGTCGCCTTTCGCGGAGTGCAATTCCCTTTCAGCTTTTCCGGTATTGGTTTCAACCTAGTTCCGAAATGGCGACCACCAATCCATTTGATTTGTTGGGAGATGACGACGCCGAAGACCCATCGCAGCTAATTGCGGCCAAGCACGCGGCGGCGGTTCTGTCTAGGAAAGGTTCTGATCATCCACAGGGCAAACAGGCGGCTGCGGCAGCTAAACAGAACAAACCTGCTAATCTTCCTTCCAAGCCTCTTCCACCTGCTCAGGCTGGTCAGTTTCTTCGTTTTCTCATTGCAAGTTTTGGATTGTGGAAATGTCGGGTTGATTTGGATGATTGatcgttttttttctttcttttttcccttcacagtcttttttttattggttttgcATTTCCTGATGTTGGTTTGTCCGCTTGTTTGCATGGTTACGTTGTTTGCGCCTATGGAAGAGTGCGAAGTCTCTCCTGAtgatgcttttttttttttttttttttttttttttttttttttttttttttttttNttttttttttttttttttttttttttaaatatatatatatatatatgttcacGTATGGGTCATTTCAAATCAGCCAAAATGTCATAAGGTATGATTGCTTTTATCTCTGATACGGTTGTAGAATGTAATAGCCGGCTAGGATGTAGAACGGGAGGAAAGAACAAGGATAAAGGATGTACAAGAGAAATCTCCATACATGTCTACTTGTGAGCGCTAGTTAGAAGCTCCCCTAATGGCAGCAGACAATACTCCCTATTCCTGCGTCATTCCAGGCTAGAACAGTGCAAGGTCGGCTCCCCACTAGGCACTATCAAAGCTCCCTCATTAGTTCTCTTTATTGTGTCACGGGCCCTAAGTGAGTGACATTGCAATCTTACGTGCTAATTAGACCCTTACTAGTCGAGGTGAGTTCATAGTTAGGGGTTCCCCTAACCGTCAGGTAAAACATAGCTAAGGCTCACTAATAGGTCATGCATATCATCTTCTAGGGCACATAACATTTAGTAATTGCCGTTAACCGTATGGCCATATTAATGTCATGCTGACGTTCTCTACTGTTGTCACGTTGACGTCATTAGGAACAAGGAAGTTGACTCAGCTCTCAACCAACCAGATAGACCTATGAGGACAGCTCTAAGGCTCACAATTTATATCAATGATGAAGTTTTAtctctataaattttaaggcTTCAGATAGGTTCAAAGGACTGAACAGATTCTTCCAGGAACTATTCAATTGGTAtaattttttggttcttttttatGAGATCCAATTGGTATAATGTACGCACAAGTTGGATTGCAATATGTTATGGTTGGTTATTGATTTGTGCTCTTTtgcattattttcttaatgaaatgttgttttcaatatttacCCTGAAGAGGAACTTATActattagatttcttttgtCATGAAAATTCCATTGTTTTCTCAAGAAATCATGTTTTGGAGAGCCAAATTGTAGGAAAGGCGTGATGAAGTTAACTGTATGAAGGAAATATTTGCATATACATCCAGATCGTGGACTGTTGTACAGATCTGCTTGGCCTCATTATTGCATTCGTGAATTTTCCTGTTTCTTGATATAGAACATGAAAGTTTgcaatcaattttttattcttatctCACGCATAGTCTTGCTTTTTTCATCCTGTCCATATTACAATATAATTTGTTAATGGTCCATTCATTAACCTATTGGGGTCTTATGAGTGCCCCACCCAATTGGTATGAATTATCCATTGGGTAACTGAAAGAATGTTTTCATACTTTTGAGTAGTAAGGGAAGCAAAGAATGAAGGTGGTCGTGGAGGTCGTGGTAGTGGGCGTGGTGGAGGCGGATATGGATATGGGCGAGGCCGTGGCAGCGGTGGCTTCAATCGTGAATTTCCCTATAATGATTACTCATTTAGTAGTAATCCGGAAGATGGAGAGACTGGAAGGACAACAGAAAAGCGTGGTGGATATGGTGGACCTCGTGGTCGTGGTGGCCGTCGTGGTGGTTTTAATAATGGAGAGGCTTCTGATGGTGAACGCTTTCGTGGTGCATTTGAACGCCAAAGTGGAACTGGTTATGGGTgagtgttctttttttaaaacatcagTTTACATAATTCATCTGTATCTTTGTCTCTGTTTTGATATTTTCAGCctgttttttttaacttagAAATGACTTCAAGCGGGAAGGATCTGGGCGTGGGAACTGGGGAAGGTCAACTGACGAATTTTCTGCGTAAGTACATGTCTACATTTTTGGAAGTTTCTGTCTgttcctttttgtttcctaTAAACTGAGAGGCGGATGTTGCTGGAAGTTTTTAAACATGTGCAAACTCTTGTATGCTGAGAGGCTAGTTTATTTTGCATACAGGGGTGCCGAGGAAGTTAAcgaaattcaaaagaaggtAGGTGATGAGAAGCCTGTTCATGAGGACGATGAGAACTCTGCTAAACAATTGGAGGAAAAAGAACCAGAAGACAAGGTTTGTGTCTTCAGGTTTTTTGGTAGCCTTCTTTCAAACTTGCAGCCTACCATTTCACTTGTCATTGGTTTTTCTTGTGGattgaatataaatttgtaCTTTGCTTGCTTACCAAACCAATGAATGCATTTAGAATCCAAGTTGTAGATTTGCTTACGAATAGGCTTGGTGGGCTTTGATGATGAACTTCACTCTATGTTCAACGTGATTTTGATTCTACcttttactcttttcttttatcctgaTGCAGGAAATGACTCTGGAGGAGTACGAAAAGTTGCAGGAGGAGAAAAGGAAGGCCCTTCTGGCACTAAAAACTGAGGAGAGGAAGGTAGATCCTAAAGAATTTGCATCCATGCAACAACTTTCAAGCAAAAAGGACAACCAGGACGTCTTTATTAAATTGGTACACTTACTTTAATCTTCCTTTggagttaaaattatttattgctCTGATGACCCTTGGCTCCTTTGGTATATCGGATATTGACTTAGACTTGGCCGTttaatcttttcatttgttcCACCTGTAGGGTTCTGATAAGGATAAGCGTAAAGAAATTGCAGATAAGGAGGAGAGAACTAAGAAGGTATTTCCTCTCGTTTATTACATGATTTCTTGCccatttcattgttttctcAAGTTTAGTTTAGTTTTCAACTGGTGAAAAATGTTCTATTGTGATGCTTCTTAGTTGAATTATGTGTTTTAGTTGTTGGTTTAATTTACTCGTATTACTTTTGCGGATTCACTCTCGTATTTGGAACAAAGCTTAAAAAAGAGGGAGTTTGGGGCTTCGGTTCAACATCTTAACTTGGGTTTATTTGGTTGTGATGGGGAAAACTGGGTGTTGGGGGTTTCAATAATGAGATTTAAGAACTTGGCTAAGAAATTGgttcatttataaaagttttacTCAACTTGgttctaaacaaaataatatgtCCATGATTGTAACTTGAATTATGTGTTGCAGACTTAATAGAGTAATGTTTTCCATATCATAGAAGGAACAGACCTTGTGAcgttaaaaaagtaattattttttttttgtagtccTTGAGTATTAACGAGTTCTTGAAGCCTGCTGAAGGAGAGAGACACTACATGCCAGTTGGTCGGGGTAGGGGCCGGGGCCGTGGCTCAAGGGGAGGTTATGTTGGCAGCTCGATGAACAGCTCAATGAGCAGCAGTGTTGCAGCAGCGCCCTCGATCGAGGATCCAGGTCAGTTCCCAACCTTAGGTGGGAAATGAAATTCTGAATAAATTGGACTCGAAACTGTGAATATGGTTTTGGGCGTTCTGTCTTTGATTTGATGTGGGGTTCCACAAAGAGTTCTACtaagttttatttgtttagatgTAAATTGTGAAAGCCAtgtatttttccttttatcatTTTCCATCCTGTGTGCTTTTCAACAGTTGTTTCGGATTTGCCATATCCaactatttatttcattttaccTTATACCATATTCTTATTCTCTGTTTCCAAAATGGGTTTTGTGTTTGGCTTGAATgaagtaaattaaattatctatttaattatttccatGCCCAATGAACAAATTAAATGATACTTCTTGACACaattaaatactaaataaaagaCTTAGTACAAAAACCGCCCCTCTGATTACAGTCGCAACGTTAGAGGACCGAGGACCACGACAATAGAATGAGAACAAAGTCAAAGATGACGAGAAATGGCAGCCACGAGGAAGAAAAACATCAAATCAATTGTAGAGTAGTCACACCTCTTTGATGccaaattgataaaataatcCTAATGTCTAATGTCTAGCCCAATGATCCAAGCTTTTATTGATTCTTTTATTGTTGAAGCAAGAGCAAATTCGGGTTTACTTTTTACATACTAATTTAttggtatttatagtctcttCACATATAAAAAACTCAACTCTTCAAATGCCCACTAAAAGAACTTAGTGGGTTTACTTTTTACATACTAATTTAttggtatttatagtctctccACAGAAAAAACTCGAACTCTTCAAATGCCCACTAAAAGAACTTAGTGGCCATGATTGGTAAGTTACTCCCCGCTTTCAATGTCACTTTTGAAACTCCAAATGGTTTTTCCTCACTTGAATCaacttgtaacacatgaaatgaaGGTTGAGCCAATCCTATCCAATCTTATGAATGAATAGTGAATACTTGTAGAATCTTCTTAGTCTTTGATCGTGCAATAGGTacagttggaacatttgaaaCACTATGATCCTTATAAGTGGTCTTCAAGGAATACCGCTACAATGCTCTTTttaaactcaatcctttccatgGCTTAGAATCAAACTGATATAAATGctgaaatttcaaagaacACACACAACTCTCCCgattaataaatttacaatttgatactcacaacaatattttcataatacaatataaatctctcttttaagaataaaaggaAGAACTTTGAGTGACAATAGAAAGAATTTTGAGGATGCTAAAGGAAAAGAGTGGCAAAAATCATGGccaattttgagatttttattttaaattttcaaatataatattactcatgattgttttatttttaaaacaactaaaaaaaaaaagccaaacTCCACGTGTCATGTCATAGTTTGATTGATCATAATAACAACTAAATTATCACATGATTGGTACTCCATTTTCTTCTAGCTTTTAAcgtcaattaattaatttgagataaggaccaaaaaaaaacagaaaaggcGGGAATTCTCCCTTCAACTCCAAACCGCCCGAATTTCTTTGGATTCTTCATTTCCCGCCCCTTTCGCTTCACTCTCTACCCTCTTTCTAGCCCTAATCTCATActctctttcttcatcttcctgCAGATCTTTGCCTCTGATCTTGGTTCAACCAATCAATTTAAGCTACAATCATTTGTCTACACTTTAATTGCTATCCACTCATCGCTTGGAAGCTTACTCTTTCGTATTGTTATAGTTAACATCTTCAGCGCCAGGTGAAAGCTCCTTTAGTTGTTGCGGATCGGAGGCGTTCGGATTTTGCTTCAGTCAACAACGCTGAGATATGGGATTTGGGAACTACGGTTTGTTGTGtaattgattttattcttTGTGAAGAATGGCTGATTACAGTCTCCATAGCACTGTGCAACTGCAAAAAGCTTGGTATCTCTTCACGATATTGCTGGATATTGGTCGCCCTGCTTCTGTGGAAGAACTCGCTGTGAGATGTGAATTGTTCCGTGCTACACCAGATTTTGTTCGGTATCTATGCCAAATATCCGGTTCTCCTATTTGTATAGTGGATGATGCTCTTGTTTTCATTTCCATTATTGCGGTCTCTGCCGTGGGGCGATATTTTTCGAAGGCGACTAATGGATGGGGTTTTTTGAGACGAGATTTTGGAGTTCTAGAGCCAAATAGGTTCTGGGGTAGAGATGTTAAAACGTACTTTCGGAAACGGAAAAGATCAGTCCTTGATTCTGAAGGACATTTCCATGGAAAAAGGATCTTAACTTCAACTTCTGGAATTGGTACGAGTTTagggtttgttttttgttttctttatttgcaATTCCAATAGTGTTTTCCTGATTCATTATCTTAGTTACTGTATTCATAGTCCGACCAAAGATGATTGATGGTGTTGTAGGGAATGAAAGTTGTCTGTCAATAACAAGAAGGATTTCTCATAATTATGCTGAGGTACTTTTCCAATTTCTCTGTTTCAATTCCTTCTTCAGATAGGTTTTTAATGTGCAACCTCTGAAAATTTGGTTGACTCCTGTTGTTTATATGCATTTATTCTGCTTACGGACCGAGACacttctcttttgttttaaactaTGAAACTGTAAATTTCTTATGAGtgattaaaaaatgtcttCTTAGCTACatgttctttctttgtttcttcaggtttggaatattttttacttcGCATAGTTTTATGTACAAATTAGATGGTTCAATCTGGTGGATGATCATCTCTTCTATCGTTATTTCTTACTTTTCTTCTAATAATGAATATTCATCTGATTTGGGGACTTTGATGCAGTGAAACAagtatgaattttatttatattgagCTTGTTATCATGGAATCGCTTCTAGTTTCATTCTTGTATTGTTACATGGTAATGCAATAATTTAATCAATCTCATAGTTTTGTGATTAGCTTGGtctttagtttatttttattttgtttttagttctACAACTTAACGACTTTGTGATGCTTGAGTTCGGTTTGTAACTTTCAGTTTGTTAAATGCAGAACACagctgacttttttttttccctgcATAAAGGTACCTGCTAGCTATGTGACTCTCACCAGTTCAAATTCGCTTACAGTTGATTTGCCTTTCGAAAAACTCAAAACTGGACATTTTGATGTAAAAATTGATGAAGTGCCCTTCTCTCTTGGTTATGCTAACTCTCCAAACCTCTTGATGAGCCATACTAGACAAATGGGATCTGATATCGCTGTTCAAGCTAGTAAAACTTTGATTAAAGATGATGCTGGGCCTTTAAGAGATAAGGAACACGACCGCCACATGCACGAAGTCCAAAAAGACTCGAATATGCCAAATTTAAGGCACTCAGACAGAGGAATGTCATGTAaccttgttctttctttgagTCCACCGTGTAGCTCCACAAACACACCTTCTTATGACAAAAACCACAAATTTTCTTGTAAGTTGGGAAACGCATCAGCATTGTGCCGTGGAGATGACATGCTCCCTTATGTCCAACTACACGTGGTTGACGATAGGACTTGCACTAGGCACCTTTCTAATATTTCGGAATGGGAGCTAGAAGATGAGAAAAACAAGATTTGTGAAACACGAAATTTCTCCAAGTACACTAGAACAATAGAAAACGATCTTGTTCACCTGGAAGGGCATGCAGTAACGGGTGAAGTACAAATAAACTTTCTAGACTTGAGAAACCCGGTAACTATGTCAAACATGGATGGAGATAAAATATCCAGGAAAAACTTAACTCAGATTTCCTGTTCCATACCTGACCAACCATTTATTGAGGAGCCACCTGTCAAGACCTTGGGAGAAGTTGATGGATCACAAAAATGTACTTCATC
It contains:
- the LOC111784556 gene encoding RGG repeats nuclear RNA binding protein A-like, which gives rise to MATTNPFDLLGDDDAEDPSQLIAAKHAAAVLSRKGSDHPQGKQAAAAAKQNKPANLPSKPLPPAQAVREAKNEGGRGGRGSGRGGGGYGYGRGRGSGGFNREFPYNDYSFSSNPEDGETGRTTEKRGGYGGPRGRGGRRGGFNNGEASDGERFRGAFERQSGTGYGNDFKREGSGRGNWGRSTDEFSAGAEEVNEIQKKVGDEKPVHEDDENSAKQLEEKEPEDKEMTLEEYEKLQEEKRKALLALKTEERKVDPKEFASMQQLSSKKDNQDVFIKLGSDKDKRKEIADKEERTKKSLSINEFLKPAEGERHYMPVGRGRGRGRGSRGGYVGSSMNSSMSSSVAAAPSIEDPGQFPTLGGK